From Pseudodesulfovibrio nedwellii:
CGAACACCCTATTGACGTTTCCCTGTCCATGGACGGAGACATCTTGATTATCAGGGTAGAAGATGATTCCGAGCCTTTCAATATTTTGGAAGCCCCGGAACCTGAGTTGGATGTGCCACTGGAAGAGCGTGATCGTCCTATTGGCGGCATGGGTATTCATCTGATCAAGAACATGGTGCATTGTATTGAATACGTGCGCGAAGACGGCAAGAACGTCCTCACATTGAGCAAAGACACAAGCAAGTCCTGCACCCCCGCAAAGGGGTAGGCATACGGAGGCATACAATGGCAATGAACCAGGAAAATGAGAATGGCGTCACCATTCTTGCGGTAGACGGTAATCTCGATGCCGAGGGCACTCAGGCTATGGAAGAGAAAGTCCTCGCCTTGCTTGAGAGCGGCGAAACCAAATTGCTTTTTGATTTTTCGGGATTGGACTACATCAATAGTTCGGGCCTGCGCGTGCTCGTGCTTGCTTATCAGCGACTTAAAAAAGCATCGGGCACTGTCGCCATCTGTGGCGTTAAGGATTACATTCAGGAAGTCTTCGAAGTCTCCGGCTACGACAAGATTTTTCCGCTGTATACCGCACGGGCTGATGCTTTGGCGGGAATGTAGTCTCGCGGGCCATCTGCGTCGCTGTCGGGTGTAATTTAATTGTTCAATGGAGCGAGGTTCGCCTGCGGTTAAATCACATACGCCACCGACACATCTGATTCATTCTTGAAAGCCTGACTCTGTGCGTTGGGCTGGGCATTTCATTGTTGCCTTATGTGAATGTGAAAATATAAGAAGGTCTCATTTTTTTCGTAAATACGGAAAAAGTGGGACCTTCTTTTGTCCTTTAATCGTGCCAACTCACAAAAATTTGCCGAAGGCGCACTAAAAAGTTCTGGAAATCCTCAAGAACCTTTTTCAAAAGGTTCTTGAGCCGCCGGAGGCCTTCTCCTTAATGTGA
This genomic window contains:
- a CDS encoding STAS domain-containing protein, with amino-acid sequence MAMNQENENGVTILAVDGNLDAEGTQAMEEKVLALLESGETKLLFDFSGLDYINSSGLRVLVLAYQRLKKASGTVAICGVKDYIQEVFEVSGYDKIFPLYTARADALAGM